A part of Perca fluviatilis chromosome 15, GENO_Pfluv_1.0, whole genome shotgun sequence genomic DNA contains:
- the sgf29 gene encoding SAGA-associated factor 29 isoform X1 → MSADTKIAELLTELHQLIKQTQEERSRSEHNLLNIQKTHERMQTENKTSPYYRTKLRGLYTTAKADAEAECSILRHALDKIAEIKSLLEERRIAAKMAGVYSDSDPPRKTMRRGVLMTLLQQSAMTLPLWIGKPGESPPPLCGATPASSDYVAKQGDKVAARVKAVDGDEQWILAEVVSYNHSTNKYEVDDIDEEGKERHTLSRRRIIPLPQWKANPETDPEALFSKDQLVLALYPQTTCFYRALIHTPPHRPQDDYSVLFEDTSYADGYSPPLNVAQRYVVACKENKKK, encoded by the exons ATGTCAGCTGATACCAAGATTGCTGAGCTGCTCACAGAGCTCCATCAGCTCATCAAACAGACCCAG GAGGAGAGGTCACGCAGCGAACACAATCTGCTCAacattcagaaaacacatgAGAGGATGCAGACGGAAAACAAAA CTTCTCCGTACTACCGGACCAAGCTGAGGGGACTGTACACCACAGCCAAAGCCGACGCCGAGGCAGAGTGCAG CATCCTGCGTCACGCGCTGGATAAAATCGCAGAGATCAAGTCTTTgttggaggagaggagaatag CTGCTAAGATGGCGGGAGTTTACAGCGACAGCGACCCTCCCAGGAAGACGATGAGGCGCGGCGTCCTGATGACGCTCCTCCAGCAGTCGGCCATGACGCTTCCTCTGTGGATCGGCAAGCCGGGGGAGAG CCCGCCTCCTCTGTGCGGGGCGACCCCCGCCAGCAGCGACTACGTGGCCAAACAGGGCGACAAGGTGGCGGCGAGGGTGAAGGCGGTGGACGGAGACGAGCAGTGGATCCTGGCGGAGGTGGTCAGCTACAACCACTCCACCAACAA GTATGAAGTGGACGACATTGATGAAGAGGGCAAAGA gAGACACACTCTGAGCAGGCGGCGGATCATCCCTCTGCCTCAGTGGAAGGCCAACCCAGAGACAGACCCCGAGGCCCTGTTCAGTAAGGACCAGCTGGTGCTGGCCCTCTACCCACAGACCACCTGCTTCTACCGGGCGCTGATCCACACGCCACCACACCGG CCTCAGGACGACTACTCGGTGCTCTTTGAGGACACGTCATACGCCGATGGTTATTCCCCTCCGCTCAACGTGGCTCAGCGATACGTGGTCGCCTGCAAAGAGAACAAGAAGAAGTGA
- the sgf29 gene encoding SAGA-associated factor 29 isoform X2 yields the protein MSADTKIAELLTELHQLIKQTQEERSRSEHNLLNIQKTHERMQTENKTSPYYRTKLRGLYTTAKADAEAECSILRHALDKIAEIKSLLEERRIAAKMAGVYSDSDPPRKTMRRGVLMTLLQQSAMTLPLWIGKPGESPPPLCGATPASSDYVAKQGDKVAARVKAVDGDEQWILAEVVSYNHSTNKYEVDDIDEEGKERHTLSRRRIIPLPQWKANPETDPEALFSKDQLVLALYPQTTCFYRALIHTPPHRVRPSALCSLLYF from the exons ATGTCAGCTGATACCAAGATTGCTGAGCTGCTCACAGAGCTCCATCAGCTCATCAAACAGACCCAG GAGGAGAGGTCACGCAGCGAACACAATCTGCTCAacattcagaaaacacatgAGAGGATGCAGACGGAAAACAAAA CTTCTCCGTACTACCGGACCAAGCTGAGGGGACTGTACACCACAGCCAAAGCCGACGCCGAGGCAGAGTGCAG CATCCTGCGTCACGCGCTGGATAAAATCGCAGAGATCAAGTCTTTgttggaggagaggagaatag CTGCTAAGATGGCGGGAGTTTACAGCGACAGCGACCCTCCCAGGAAGACGATGAGGCGCGGCGTCCTGATGACGCTCCTCCAGCAGTCGGCCATGACGCTTCCTCTGTGGATCGGCAAGCCGGGGGAGAG CCCGCCTCCTCTGTGCGGGGCGACCCCCGCCAGCAGCGACTACGTGGCCAAACAGGGCGACAAGGTGGCGGCGAGGGTGAAGGCGGTGGACGGAGACGAGCAGTGGATCCTGGCGGAGGTGGTCAGCTACAACCACTCCACCAACAA GTATGAAGTGGACGACATTGATGAAGAGGGCAAAGA gAGACACACTCTGAGCAGGCGGCGGATCATCCCTCTGCCTCAGTGGAAGGCCAACCCAGAGACAGACCCCGAGGCCCTGTTCAGTAAGGACCAGCTGGTGCTGGCCCTCTACCCACAGACCACCTGCTTCTACCGGGCGCTGATCCACACGCCACCACACCGGGTCAGACCCTCAgcactctgctctctgctctacTTTTAG